A genomic window from Halorubrum lacusprofundi ATCC 49239 includes:
- a CDS encoding zinc-dependent metalloprotease has translation MDILRSLRTVSEASGPGVVDWDRAAAAAKASTDSGSIALTEAERAGYAADVRDARSRLREVAGIEFDVPDRIEVQNRHHWIDASVDTFRNVMAPIEAATTDSDNEGAVIGGGEEPIGGIVEPTGGPVGFPTGDLTRGFAQDLSRIANTGSMAFTLGFLARNVLGQYDPLLLADEPDADHGLYFVHPNIVAVAASLDVEYPRFRRWIAFHEVTHAAEFGAAPWLPEYLESRVERGIKGLTGGDRLTAGGLPVDALDTEPFAELQAAMTAVEGYAEVLMDRAFDGEYADLRRKLDERRGGGGPVQRLARRLLGLGLKRRQYERGATFFRHVADARGIEAAGAVWERPENLPTSAELEDPDMWLVRVDP, from the coding sequence ATGGACATCCTCCGAAGCCTCCGGACCGTCTCCGAGGCCAGCGGGCCGGGCGTCGTCGACTGGGACCGGGCCGCGGCGGCCGCGAAGGCGAGTACCGACTCCGGATCGATCGCCCTCACCGAGGCGGAGCGAGCCGGGTACGCGGCCGACGTGCGCGACGCGCGCTCCCGTCTCCGCGAGGTCGCCGGTATCGAGTTCGACGTGCCCGACCGCATCGAGGTGCAGAACCGGCACCACTGGATCGACGCCAGCGTCGACACGTTCCGGAACGTGATGGCGCCGATCGAGGCGGCGACGACCGATTCCGACAACGAGGGGGCGGTGATCGGGGGCGGCGAGGAGCCGATCGGCGGGATCGTCGAGCCGACCGGCGGGCCCGTGGGCTTCCCGACCGGCGACCTGACGCGAGGGTTCGCGCAGGACCTCTCGCGGATCGCTAACACTGGCTCGATGGCGTTCACGCTCGGGTTCTTAGCGCGCAACGTACTCGGCCAGTATGACCCGCTCCTGTTGGCCGACGAGCCCGACGCCGACCACGGGCTCTACTTCGTCCACCCGAACATCGTCGCGGTCGCGGCGTCGCTCGACGTCGAGTACCCTCGGTTCAGGCGCTGGATCGCTTTCCACGAGGTGACGCACGCGGCGGAGTTCGGCGCGGCGCCGTGGCTCCCCGAGTACCTCGAATCGCGGGTTGAGCGCGGGATCAAGGGGCTCACCGGCGGCGACAGACTGACCGCGGGCGGGCTGCCGGTCGACGCGCTCGATACCGAGCCGTTTGCGGAGCTGCAGGCGGCGATGACGGCGGTCGAGGGGTACGCCGAGGTGCTGATGGACCGTGCTTTCGACGGCGAGTACGCCGACCTCCGCCGGAAGCTTGACGAGCGTCGGGGCGGAGGCGGCCCGGTCCAGCGGCTCGCGCGCCGGCTGCTCGGGCTCGGACTGAAGCGCCGGCAGTACGAGCGCGGCGCCACCTTCTTCCGACACGTCGCCGACGCCCGGGGGATCGAGGCGGCCGGCGCCGTCTGGGAACGTCCCGAGAACCTTCCGACGAGCGCCGAGCTTGAGGATCCCGACATGTGGCTGGTTCGAGTCGACCCCTGA
- the mutL gene encoding DNA mismatch repair endonuclease MutL: MTGEERTAGGGAGTPDRVRRLDPATVDRIAAGEVVTRPARVVGELIDNALDAGASRVEVAVEGDGTDRIRVDDDGRGMSREDARLAVERHATSKLAPDGDPVGVGSLGFRGEALAAIAEAARLELVTSDGDPVGTRVVVGGAASDLDSDGPAVTDAGRARGTTVVVEDLFATRPARRESLAGSAAEFARVSSLVADYALANPGVAFTLDHDGSRTLSTPGSGITEALLGVYDRETASRSTEIAASVEIEREGGGVGGDGAASTAVEVAGALAYPSVTRSSRDHVRVSVNGRPVRNDRLAAAVRAGYGRLLPDGREPVATIDVSLQPARVDPNVHPAKREVGLRDADAVADAVESVVADALTGADLRRKAEVETGLDGALEPVGGEEGERLATFADADPIGTFCDLYLLVEAGDELLVVDGHAAHERVNYEWLARAFDGEAVPTADLDPPVAVSLSADEAAAAEAHADALAALGFETEPFGGGTVRLRTVPAPFGHAVDATAFRDALATLSGGASPRDARETLLADLACHPSLKRGEIGDLDAEELRSLLDRLGECDRPYACPHGRPTVLSVDEATFAAGFGRDR, translated from the coding sequence ATGACGGGTGAGGAGCGCACTGCCGGCGGGGGAGCGGGAACCCCGGACCGCGTCCGCCGGCTCGATCCCGCCACCGTCGACCGGATCGCCGCCGGCGAGGTAGTCACTCGTCCCGCCCGAGTCGTCGGCGAACTGATCGACAACGCGCTCGACGCCGGCGCCTCGCGGGTCGAGGTCGCGGTCGAGGGCGACGGCACCGACCGGATCCGGGTCGACGACGACGGCCGCGGAATGAGTCGCGAGGACGCCCGACTCGCCGTCGAGCGCCACGCGACGAGCAAGCTCGCACCCGACGGCGACCCGGTCGGCGTCGGCTCGCTCGGCTTCCGCGGCGAGGCGCTGGCGGCGATCGCCGAGGCCGCGCGGCTCGAACTCGTCACCAGCGACGGCGACCCGGTCGGGACGCGGGTGGTCGTCGGCGGGGCGGCGAGCGACCTCGATTCGGACGGTCCCGCCGTCACCGACGCCGGACGCGCCCGCGGCACCACCGTCGTCGTCGAGGATCTGTTCGCGACCCGACCCGCGCGTCGGGAGTCGCTGGCGGGGTCGGCGGCCGAGTTCGCGCGGGTCTCCTCGCTGGTCGCTGACTACGCGCTCGCGAACCCCGGAGTGGCGTTCACGCTGGATCACGACGGGTCGCGGACGCTGTCGACGCCCGGGTCCGGGATCACGGAGGCGCTGCTCGGCGTGTACGACCGCGAGACCGCGAGCCGCTCGACGGAGATCGCGGCGAGCGTCGAGATCGAGAGAGAGGGGGGAGGCGTCGGAGGAGACGGGGCCGCGTCGACCGCGGTCGAGGTCGCCGGCGCCCTCGCGTATCCCTCGGTAACGCGTTCTTCTCGGGACCACGTTCGAGTCTCGGTGAACGGGCGCCCGGTCCGGAACGACCGGCTCGCGGCCGCGGTCCGAGCGGGATACGGCCGCCTGCTCCCTGACGGCCGCGAGCCGGTGGCAACCATCGACGTGTCGCTGCAGCCCGCCCGCGTGGACCCGAACGTTCACCCGGCGAAGCGGGAGGTCGGGCTCCGCGACGCCGACGCGGTCGCGGACGCTGTCGAGTCGGTCGTCGCCGACGCGCTCACGGGTGCCGACCTCCGGCGGAAAGCCGAGGTCGAGACGGGACTCGACGGGGCGTTAGAGCCGGTCGGTGGCGAGGAGGGCGAGCGCCTGGCGACGTTTGCGGACGCGGACCCGATCGGGACGTTCTGCGACCTCTACCTCCTCGTCGAGGCCGGCGACGAGCTGCTCGTGGTCGACGGCCACGCCGCCCACGAGCGCGTGAACTACGAGTGGCTCGCCCGGGCGTTCGATGGCGAGGCGGTGCCGACCGCCGACCTCGACCCGCCGGTGGCCGTCTCGCTGTCGGCCGACGAGGCGGCGGCCGCGGAGGCGCACGCCGACGCCCTCGCCGCACTCGGGTTCGAGACGGAGCCGTTCGGCGGGGGGACCGTCAGGCTCCGGACCGTCCCGGCGCCGTTCGGGCACGCGGTCGACGCGACCGCGTTCCGCGATGCGCTCGCGACCCTCTCAGGCGGGGCGTCGCCGCGGGACGCCCGCGAAACGCTGCTCGCCGATCTGGCGTGTCACCCGTCGCTGAAGCGCGGCGAGATCGGGGATCTTGATGCGGAGGAGCTGCGATCGCTGCTCGATCGGCTCGGCGAGTGCGACCGCCCGTACGCGTGTCCGCACGGTCGGCCGACCGTTCTTTCGGTGGACGAAGCGACGTTCGCAGCCGGGTTCGGGCGAGACCGATAG
- the mutS gene encoding DNA mismatch repair protein MutS has translation MPTADHETVTGLPPGIAAAREELTPMLSQYADLCAAHEDALVLFQVGDFYEAFCEAAEAVAGVCEVTLTERSDSTGDYPMAGIPIDNAAPYLGSLLDAGYRVALGDQVEDAEQASGLVDRAVTEVITPGTVVEDELLEAGTTNYVAAVAGGGEDGESDDAPEPAPVGLAAVDVSTGECLVTAGDRDTVAEELDRIAPAELIAGPDTPDFKPADAERGWTVHEYDSGVFERRAAIERLEPYLPAPDRRFDGDAELRAAGAVLAYAEYTQGDDGPLSYVTRIRRYDPRDRLRLDAAAQRSLELFENRGLGASDTLFDALDETRCALGRRCLERWLRRPLVDADAIRSRHDAVGELADRTLVREGVADALAAAYDLERLVGRISRGRADARDLRSLHATLAVVPDLKATLAGGNGGDDREGGTDADRPRTDHLRDLRDRLDELTEVRELIDDAIAANPPPEITEGGVIGEGFDDDLDALRATEREGREWVADLEASERERTGIDSLSVGHNQVHGYYIEVTDANLDRVPDDYRRRQTLKNSERYYTPELKEREEEIVGAAERADALEYELFVDVRERVGSETERIQGLADAIAEIDALRSLATVAVEYDYVRPEIVDEPASDTNAGVEIEGGRHPVVERAEESFVPNDADLPRGSIAVITGPNMSGKSTYMRSVALAVVLAQTGSFVPAQAASLPVFDRLFTRVGASDDIAGGQSTFMREMSELTEILHDAGPDSLVLLDEVGRGTATTDGRAIARAAAEFIHDELGATAIFATHYHDLTDLAAERERVFNLHFTATREDGDVTFLHRIVPGASSSSYGVEVAELAGVPAPVVERSRSLVTADTAGGSPDSEAASEDDESDGRDAPAEEEKPDSVSLREFLAEESAGDDADDTPSASDDVPNASDTDGNIDTPTADDRAGVDAESDLTADLRDLDLARMTPIEALNALHDLQSRADDDG, from the coding sequence ATGCCGACTGCGGACCACGAGACGGTGACCGGGCTCCCGCCGGGGATCGCCGCCGCCCGCGAGGAGCTGACACCGATGCTCTCGCAGTACGCCGACCTGTGTGCAGCCCACGAGGACGCCCTCGTGTTGTTCCAGGTCGGCGACTTCTACGAGGCGTTCTGCGAGGCGGCCGAGGCGGTCGCCGGCGTCTGCGAGGTGACGCTGACGGAGCGCTCCGACTCCACCGGCGACTACCCGATGGCCGGGATCCCCATCGACAACGCCGCGCCCTACCTCGGATCGCTCCTCGATGCCGGCTACCGCGTCGCCCTCGGCGATCAGGTCGAAGACGCCGAGCAGGCGTCCGGGCTCGTCGACCGCGCCGTCACCGAGGTGATCACTCCCGGGACCGTCGTCGAAGACGAGCTGCTGGAGGCGGGGACGACGAACTACGTGGCGGCGGTGGCGGGCGGAGGCGAGGACGGCGAGAGCGACGACGCCCCCGAGCCGGCCCCCGTCGGCCTCGCCGCCGTCGACGTCTCGACCGGCGAGTGTCTCGTCACCGCGGGCGACCGCGACACGGTCGCGGAGGAGCTCGACCGGATCGCACCCGCCGAGCTGATCGCGGGACCGGACACCCCCGACTTCAAGCCGGCCGACGCCGAGCGCGGCTGGACGGTCCACGAGTACGATTCCGGCGTTTTCGAGCGGCGAGCCGCGATCGAACGACTGGAGCCGTACCTCCCCGCGCCCGACCGCCGGTTTGACGGCGACGCCGAGCTACGTGCGGCTGGCGCCGTGCTCGCGTACGCCGAGTACACGCAGGGCGACGACGGCCCGCTCTCGTACGTTACCCGGATCCGGCGGTACGACCCGCGCGACCGGCTCCGGCTCGACGCGGCGGCCCAGCGCAGCCTCGAACTGTTCGAGAACCGCGGACTGGGCGCGAGCGACACCCTGTTCGACGCGCTCGACGAGACGAGGTGCGCGCTCGGCCGGCGGTGTTTAGAACGGTGGCTCCGTCGCCCGCTCGTCGACGCCGACGCGATCCGGAGCCGCCACGACGCGGTCGGCGAGCTGGCCGATCGCACCCTCGTCCGTGAGGGAGTCGCCGACGCGCTCGCGGCCGCCTACGACCTCGAACGCCTCGTCGGACGGATCTCCCGCGGACGGGCCGACGCTCGCGACCTGCGCTCGCTGCACGCGACGCTCGCGGTCGTGCCGGATCTGAAGGCGACGCTGGCGGGGGGGAACGGTGGGGACGATAGAGAGGGCGGAACCGACGCCGACCGCCCCCGCACCGACCACCTCCGCGACCTCCGCGACCGCCTCGACGAGCTGACCGAGGTCCGCGAGCTGATCGACGACGCTATCGCCGCAAACCCCCCGCCGGAGATCACCGAGGGCGGCGTGATCGGCGAGGGGTTCGACGACGACCTCGACGCCCTCCGCGCCACCGAGCGCGAGGGGCGCGAGTGGGTCGCAGACTTGGAGGCGAGCGAGCGCGAGCGCACCGGGATCGACTCGCTGTCGGTCGGCCACAATCAGGTCCACGGCTACTACATCGAGGTGACCGACGCCAACCTCGACCGCGTCCCCGACGACTACCGCCGCCGACAGACGCTGAAGAACAGCGAGCGCTACTACACGCCCGAACTGAAGGAGCGCGAAGAGGAGATCGTCGGCGCCGCGGAGCGCGCGGACGCCTTGGAGTACGAGCTGTTCGTCGACGTGCGCGAGCGCGTCGGGAGCGAGACGGAACGGATACAGGGGCTCGCGGACGCGATCGCCGAGATCGACGCGCTCCGCTCGCTGGCGACCGTCGCCGTCGAGTACGACTACGTCCGCCCGGAGATCGTCGACGAACCCGCTTCCGATACGAACGCCGGCGTCGAGATCGAAGGGGGCCGCCACCCGGTCGTCGAGCGCGCCGAGGAGTCGTTCGTCCCGAACGACGCGGACCTCCCGCGCGGGTCGATCGCGGTTATCACGGGGCCGAACATGAGCGGGAAGTCAACGTACATGCGGTCGGTCGCGCTCGCGGTCGTGTTAGCGCAGACCGGCTCGTTCGTCCCCGCGCAGGCGGCCTCGCTCCCCGTCTTCGACCGGCTGTTCACCCGCGTCGGCGCCTCCGACGACATCGCCGGCGGCCAGTCGACGTTCATGCGCGAGATGAGCGAGCTGACCGAGATCCTCCACGACGCCGGCCCGGACTCCCTCGTCCTCCTCGACGAGGTGGGCCGCGGTACCGCCACGACCGACGGGCGGGCCATCGCCCGCGCGGCCGCCGAGTTCATCCACGACGAGCTCGGCGCGACCGCCATCTTTGCCACCCACTACCACGACCTGACCGACCTCGCGGCTGAGCGCGAGCGCGTCTTCAACCTCCACTTCACGGCGACCCGCGAGGACGGCGACGTGACGTTCCTCCACCGGATCGTCCCCGGCGCCTCCTCTTCCTCGTACGGCGTCGAGGTCGCCGAACTCGCCGGCGTGCCGGCGCCCGTCGTCGAGCGGTCCCGTTCGCTGGTGACCGCCGACACTGCGGGTGGCTCCCCTGACAGCGAAGCCGCGTCGGAGGACGACGAGTCGGATGGGCGGGACGCACCGGCCGAGGAGGAGAAGCCGGACAGCGTTTCGCTCCGCGAGTTCCTCGCCGAGGAGAGCGCGGGCGACGACGCCGACGACACCCCGAGCGCGAGCGACGACGTTCCAAACGCGAGCGACACGGACGGCAATATCGACACCCCGACCGCAGACGATCGGGCCGGAGTCGACGCCGAAAGCGACCTGACCGCCGATCTCCGCGATCTCGACCTCGCCCGGATGACGCCAATAGAGGCGCTGAACGCCCTCCACGACCTCCAGTCGCGAGCCGACGATGACGGGTGA
- a CDS encoding M20/M25/M40 family metallo-hydrolase yields MRDSQRAFLNDLLATASPSGFETPSQRVWTDYVRGFADEVSVDAYGNAVAVHEGDPDAPTIALTGHADEIGFIVRDVLDDGFLRISRIGGSDRTVSKGQHVTVHADEPVQGVIGQTAIHLRDRSEDEYEKIAEQFVDIGAADAEEARECVEIGDPVTFSTEVEELVGDRIAARGIDNRTGTWAAAEGLRRATERDIDATVYAISTVQEEVGLQGAQMVGVDLETVDAFVAVDVTHATDNPDVDGEHRGPVELGSGPVIARGSANHPVLVDLARDAAAAADIDVQLQAAGTRTGTDADAFYTVQGGVPSLNVSIPNRYMHTPVEVVDIADLDAVADLLAAIADGAGDATPFAVDV; encoded by the coding sequence ATGCGTGACTCACAGCGAGCGTTCCTCAACGACCTACTCGCCACCGCTAGCCCCTCCGGCTTCGAGACGCCGAGCCAGCGAGTCTGGACCGACTACGTTCGCGGCTTCGCCGACGAGGTCTCCGTCGACGCCTACGGCAACGCCGTCGCCGTTCACGAGGGCGACCCCGACGCGCCCACCATCGCCCTGACCGGCCACGCCGACGAGATCGGATTCATCGTCCGCGACGTGCTCGACGACGGTTTCCTGCGGATCTCCCGGATCGGCGGCTCCGACCGCACCGTCTCGAAGGGCCAGCACGTCACCGTCCACGCCGACGAGCCGGTGCAGGGCGTGATCGGTCAGACCGCGATCCACCTGCGGGACCGCTCGGAAGACGAGTACGAGAAGATCGCCGAGCAGTTCGTCGACATCGGCGCGGCTGACGCCGAAGAGGCGCGCGAGTGCGTCGAGATCGGCGATCCCGTCACATTCTCGACCGAGGTGGAAGAGCTGGTTGGCGACCGGATCGCCGCCCGCGGTATCGACAACCGGACCGGCACGTGGGCAGCCGCGGAAGGGCTCCGCCGCGCGACCGAGCGTGACATCGACGCCACCGTCTACGCCATTTCCACGGTACAGGAGGAGGTCGGGCTCCAGGGCGCCCAGATGGTCGGCGTCGACCTCGAGACGGTGGACGCGTTCGTCGCCGTCGACGTCACTCACGCCACCGATAACCCCGATGTCGACGGAGAACACCGAGGCCCGGTCGAGCTCGGCTCCGGACCCGTGATCGCCCGTGGCAGCGCGAACCACCCCGTCCTCGTCGACCTCGCGCGCGACGCCGCGGCCGCTGCCGACATCGACGTACAGCTACAGGCGGCCGGCACGCGAACTGGTACCGACGCCGACGCCTTCTACACCGTTCAGGGCGGTGTCCCGTCGCTCAACGTCTCGATCCCGAACCGCTACATGCACACCCCGGTCGAAGTGGTCGACATCGCCGACCTCGATGCCGTCGCCGATCTCCTCGCCGCGATCGCCGACGGCGCGGGCGACGCCACGCCCTTCGCCGTCGACGTGTGA
- a CDS encoding DUF7115 domain-containing protein — MSLPELLAGTVGDEEVVAEVPLGGADRLAVTPTRTLVYRGDGLLSDESVAEYSHDVERIAVSTGRRKAKLTLGYGLNGDETISVPTKRADDVLHPVLAGVLSATGVTDPGESVIQTFRFSELTLVVTSERLVKHVGSAVWDEEFEEFAYADITDLDFEEGTVATAVVLTHGGRSERFKAPNESARAVRETLVDAVCAYHGVDSLEEFRVTVADQGDDDSGGVAAGDDGGSTTDFGEGPDPLSASPVADAEAEAEAGTEGESAPNAESGGETMANERLTRGGGSASSVAEDTETAPNAESVKEPVDGHAVDANDPLSDDPLADDPLSDDQNADPASGRAVDADPTARSETDFASDATGEATGEEIAPTDATESQDTTAPADHVDHADPVDADAFDGSPFESAGVEGEDLATEVAELRHTVEQQSERLDRQSALIEQLIEELRRGR; from the coding sequence ATGAGCCTTCCCGAACTGCTCGCGGGGACCGTCGGCGACGAGGAGGTCGTGGCCGAGGTCCCGCTCGGGGGAGCCGACCGACTCGCGGTCACGCCGACGCGGACGCTCGTCTATCGCGGCGACGGCCTGCTGTCGGACGAGTCGGTCGCGGAGTACTCCCACGACGTCGAGCGCATCGCGGTCTCGACGGGTCGCCGCAAGGCGAAACTCACCCTCGGCTACGGCCTCAACGGCGACGAGACAATCTCGGTACCGACCAAACGCGCCGACGACGTGCTCCACCCGGTCCTCGCGGGCGTCCTCTCCGCGACGGGCGTCACCGATCCCGGCGAGTCCGTCATCCAAACCTTCCGCTTCTCCGAGCTCACGCTCGTCGTCACCAGCGAGCGGCTCGTCAAACACGTCGGCTCCGCGGTCTGGGACGAGGAGTTCGAGGAGTTCGCCTACGCCGACATCACCGACCTCGACTTCGAGGAGGGGACCGTTGCAACCGCGGTCGTGTTGACCCACGGCGGGCGCTCCGAGCGGTTTAAAGCCCCCAACGAGTCCGCCCGGGCCGTCCGGGAGACGCTCGTCGACGCCGTCTGCGCGTACCACGGCGTCGACAGCCTCGAAGAGTTCCGCGTGACCGTCGCCGATCAGGGCGACGACGATAGCGGGGGTGTAGCCGCCGGAGACGACGGCGGGAGCACCACCGACTTCGGTGAAGGGCCCGACCCGCTGTCGGCCTCGCCGGTCGCTGACGCGGAAGCCGAAGCGGAGGCGGGGACCGAGGGCGAGTCGGCGCCGAACGCGGAGTCGGGAGGCGAGACGATGGCCAACGAGCGGCTGACGCGCGGCGGAGGGTCAGCCTCGTCGGTCGCGGAAGACACCGAGACCGCTCCGAACGCGGAGTCCGTCAAGGAGCCCGTCGACGGCCACGCGGTCGACGCCAACGATCCGCTCTCAGACGATCCGCTCGCCGACGATCCGCTCTCAGACGACCAGAACGCGGATCCGGCTTCGGGTCGGGCCGTCGACGCCGATCCGACGGCGCGGTCCGAGACCGACTTCGCGAGCGACGCCACGGGCGAGGCGACGGGGGAGGAGATCGCTCCGACCGACGCGACCGAATCCCAAGACACGACCGCGCCGGCCGACCACGTCGACCACGCCGATCCGGTCGACGCAGACGCCTTCGACGGCTCGCCGTTCGAGAGCGCCGGCGTTGAGGGTGAGGACCTCGCGACGGAGGTAGCCGAACTGCGTCACACTGTCGAACAGCAGTCTGAACGCCTCGACAGACAGTCCGCGCTCATCGAACAGCTGATCGAGGAGCTCCGGCGCGGTCGCTGA
- a CDS encoding HPP family protein: MQARELMESDVKTVAPDDDVADAFKKFARYPFSGFPVVDEEDRVVGVVTESDLVDLFEPDDETLWIPIGLPPFVDTLTYQVKAPWADLDLGVDMVRNADRLISDVMSTDVATVTPDTDVDEVLDLLSGDDPNINRVPVVDDDGRLVGIIARQDVIRAFRDKRLA; encoded by the coding sequence ATGCAAGCGCGTGAGCTGATGGAATCCGACGTGAAGACGGTCGCCCCCGACGACGACGTGGCGGACGCGTTCAAGAAGTTCGCTCGCTACCCGTTCAGCGGGTTCCCCGTCGTCGACGAGGAGGATCGCGTGGTCGGCGTCGTCACCGAGTCCGACCTCGTGGACCTGTTCGAGCCGGACGACGAGACGCTGTGGATCCCGATCGGACTCCCGCCGTTCGTCGACACGCTCACTTATCAGGTGAAGGCCCCGTGGGCCGACCTCGATCTGGGCGTCGACATGGTCCGGAACGCCGACCGCTTGATCTCGGACGTGATGAGCACCGACGTGGCGACGGTGACGCCCGACACCGATGTCGACGAGGTACTCGATCTACTCTCCGGCGACGATCCGAACATCAACCGTGTGCCGGTCGTCGACGACGATGGACGGCTCGTCGGCATCATCGCCCGTCAGGACGTTATTCGGGCGTTCCGAGACAAGCGGCTGGCGTGA
- a CDS encoding mechanosensitive ion channel family protein has protein sequence MTAQLGMRLDALLGSVATTEARLAVTAGILLVTLAVGWLLLPRGVRAAERVVTHWLERFLDGRAESSIETLQEAVPVSFGLRLFVGLLQLVLFAIAAVAILALWGQFAVVVAVLPVAENALTIGAQALLSAVLLGAAYVGSDVLEEYVEDLSADSDRITAHQEQLLSRIMQVGVLVIAGITVLGIWGVNLGGLLVGAGFLGIVLGMAARQTLGSLIAGFVLMFARPFEIGDWVEIGDQEGLVTEITIMNTHMRNFDGEYVVVPNDLVTNQAITNRSREGRLRIHMEVGIGYDDDPEEASEIAKEVLDEIDTIANNPKPYVIPSGFGDSAILLDLRFWIDPPTPQARWRSKATAVEAIQRRFADADISIPYPQRTVSYPPETAETDETVERVERSANGKGRVDNRPA, from the coding sequence GTGACCGCACAACTCGGAATGCGACTCGACGCGCTGTTGGGGAGCGTCGCGACCACGGAGGCCCGCCTCGCGGTGACCGCCGGAATCTTGCTCGTGACGCTCGCCGTCGGCTGGCTGCTCCTCCCGCGGGGCGTCCGGGCCGCAGAGCGGGTCGTGACGCACTGGCTGGAACGGTTCCTCGACGGACGGGCCGAGAGTTCGATCGAGACGCTACAGGAGGCCGTCCCGGTCTCGTTCGGGCTGCGGCTGTTCGTCGGGCTCCTCCAGCTTGTGCTGTTCGCGATTGCGGCCGTTGCAATCTTGGCGTTGTGGGGGCAGTTCGCGGTCGTGGTCGCGGTGCTTCCGGTCGCGGAGAACGCGCTCACTATCGGCGCACAGGCGCTCCTCTCCGCGGTGCTTCTCGGCGCCGCCTACGTCGGGAGCGACGTGTTAGAGGAGTACGTCGAGGACCTCTCGGCCGACAGCGACCGCATCACCGCCCACCAAGAGCAACTGCTCAGTCGAATCATGCAGGTGGGGGTGCTGGTGATCGCAGGGATAACCGTTCTCGGGATCTGGGGCGTGAACCTCGGCGGCCTCCTCGTCGGCGCCGGGTTCCTCGGGATCGTGCTCGGGATGGCGGCCCGCCAGACGCTCGGATCGCTGATCGCCGGCTTCGTGCTGATGTTCGCACGCCCGTTCGAGATCGGCGACTGGGTGGAGATCGGCGATCAGGAGGGGCTCGTCACCGAGATCACGATCATGAACACCCACATGCGGAACTTCGACGGCGAGTACGTCGTGGTGCCCAACGACCTAGTCACCAACCAGGCGATCACGAACCGGAGCCGCGAGGGTCGGCTTCGGATCCACATGGAGGTCGGAATCGGCTACGACGACGACCCCGAAGAGGCGAGCGAGATCGCCAAGGAAGTGTTAGACGAGATCGACACCATCGCCAACAACCCGAAGCCGTACGTGATCCCCTCCGGCTTCGGCGACTCCGCAATCTTGCTCGACCTCCGTTTCTGGATCGACCCGCCGACCCCGCAGGCGCGGTGGCGCTCGAAGGCGACCGCCGTTGAGGCGATCCAGCGCCGCTTCGCGGACGCGGACATCTCCATCCCGTACCCGCAGCGGACCGTCTCGTACCCGCCGGAGACGGCGGAGACAGACGAGACCGTCGAGCGTGTCGAGCGCTCGGCGAACGGCAAGGGGCGGGTGGACAACCGTCCCGCCTGA
- the rdfA gene encoding rod-determining factor RdfA: protein MTTEASGTNMNTKVARVIREYDLDGMGANLEAAWTGEAGERTSLRDLADEFNEAVLEAALRESGISSLSVDVSTTYEALRGESGSAATRARRRLEREGVDVDELTGDFVTHQAIHTYLTQEREASLPAADDDMADRKVETIEKLQGRVSAVAESAISSLANAGELDRGDYDVLVDVRAVCPNCGTDAPVGELIRRGGCGCTSEAETDDE from the coding sequence ATGACCACCGAAGCGAGTGGCACGAACATGAACACAAAGGTTGCACGGGTGATTCGGGAGTACGACCTCGACGGCATGGGCGCGAACTTGGAGGCGGCGTGGACCGGCGAGGCGGGCGAGCGGACGAGCCTGCGGGACCTCGCCGACGAGTTCAACGAGGCAGTGCTGGAGGCGGCCCTCCGCGAGTCCGGGATCTCGTCGCTCAGCGTCGACGTGTCGACCACGTACGAGGCCCTGCGAGGCGAATCCGGGTCGGCGGCGACACGGGCGCGTCGCCGTCTCGAACGCGAAGGCGTCGACGTCGACGAGCTGACCGGGGACTTCGTCACTCATCAGGCGATCCACACGTATCTCACGCAGGAGCGCGAGGCGAGCCTCCCAGCGGCGGACGACGACATGGCCGACCGAAAGGTCGAGACCATCGAGAAGCTTCAGGGACGGGTCTCGGCGGTCGCCGAGTCGGCCATCTCGTCGCTCGCGAACGCGGGAGAACTGGATCGGGGCGATTACGACGTGCTCGTCGACGTGCGCGCTGTCTGCCCGAACTGCGGGACCGACGCGCCGGTCGGGGAACTGATCCGGCGGGGCGGCTGCGGCTGCACGAGCGAGGCCGAGACCGACGACGAGTGA